Part of the Vigna unguiculata cultivar IT97K-499-35 chromosome 3, ASM411807v1, whole genome shotgun sequence genome, GTTATTCTAGCTTCATCAAACGtcataaaactttaaaacaaggAAAATACAACTGAATTACAGATGAATGGGCCACTTACCTTGGGAACCAAATCGAGCCCCGTCAAAAAAAGCAAAGTGTCCTTGAAACCTTAGAGACAACATCTTGTTCCACTGGAATCATAAAGGAGTCTGCACCACGATCTTTACTGACATGAATTCCCTATATTCCTGGTTCTTGAATCATATTGATTTTTAACTTCGTAATCTTTTTTTATAGATTTGTATACGATCCTATTATAGCATAGCCGAACAGGGAAAGGGAAATGAAGATGATGCTGAGTACAGGAAGAATGAAGAGGGAGGTTGTGATCAGGAGTCGCAAGAGGACGGTATAAAATGGACAAAAGAAAGAGGGCACGAGGAATGAGAAGTGTCCTTTATTAAAAATGTGATATGTAGATACAGATCCAACACGGAGGTAAATGGAAAGTAAGAGGAAATACGTTTGACGGGGAAATTGTGATGGAGAGAATGATATAGAGTTGCAGAGGAGAGAGGAGGGAAAAAGCTTTATGAACATTGTGTATATCAGATTATCTCTGTTCGCTCAGAAGTAGGTTTCACagcagacacacacacacacacgaagAGGCGTAAAAGTAAAGcgattatgatttatttttttcatccagAGAGATATCCCACTTTTTCAATCAAAGCTTGGATATCAGCACCGCTGCTACCCTCAGTTGCCTCCACGATGTTGGGGCTGTCTAATGGCATCACATCTGAAAGAGGGTAGTTTCTGTTATTATGGAGTTGATTGATTGCACTGCTTCCCACTCCCTTTAGTATCACGCTTTTGTGTAGGCCTCCCAGAAGTCCTTCGTAATCCGTGTCACCGCATTCTCCAGCGAACACTACCATCTTTGACAGTTCAAAACCCCATCGAACATACAGGTATCTGAACCAAAACCACAAAACTCATCACATGTCAAGAAAAACAGTTCCTGTACATGTACAAGACTATAGCTCATAACTTGCTTTTGTCCTATAGCACATTTGCACAGACATTGCACAATTTCATACCATAATGTCAGAAAGAAACGCAGTAACTGCTTTACCCCCTCTCAGAGAGGAAAGAAAAGTAGACGGCAATGTATACGGACTATACAGGAACACTAACTTTGGGCATGACGGGATTTTTGGAATGATGAATTAACAATACCTGAGAGCTTGGGAACGAGATGCCAGCACTGGAATTACGTTCAGTCTTGTCCCATTTTGGCAATATATCGGATGGCAACGCAGAGCTTGGATCCTTAATAACTTACGAAGCTCTTTCACAGGGGGGGCCTGCagaagtaaaaaacaaaataaagtgaatCTGGAGAAAAAACTGAACAGAAAATTCCACGTAGAATCTTAATAACTACAAATGGTTTTAAATACATAATCATAGACTAGaaatagaatgaaaatttaCCATTCCTGGCTTTCGCACTTTGAAAGCATAACAGTAGTCAGTAGAAAGCTGTTCAGCAGGACTCACAATTTGTTCATTATTCCCTCCCTTCTTATCAGTGATTGAATCAGCCCAACGCAATAATGTTTTCCTCAACCCTTCTCCGCCCCAACGGTATTCAATGTGTGAGTGGTAATACAAATCAACCACAAATGGGCGATCTTCAGGATTGAGGGATGGATAATAGAGATCGCTGCCACTGTTGCAAATATAAGCGTCAAAATCGCTGGGACTCAAGCCACCAGAGATTAGAAATGACTGTATCTCGGATAGTGTTAATGATGTTGACAATATGAACCCTGTAGAACCTTCAGCCCTATCCTTTCCAGCAGACTCAAAGATGACTTTAATGGTTTCAAGGAGACCTGAAGTAGTATCACAATCCACAGCAATGACAAATAGATGCTTTCTTCTCCTTAATGGAGGAAATTTACCAGCATTTGGATTTTGATCTGGTTTTTCCCCACCCTTGCGCACGTCCTTAGAGATTCCCTTTGACCATGACAAAAGAGCATTCTCTAGTTTTGTCTTTCTATCAACAGCATTTCCATCAGAATCCAAAGAATTGTCATTTCCACTGCCCCCACTTTTCTCACCATCCAACGAAAACTTCATGTTTAGAGATAAGTCTTGTATATCTCTCAAGGAATCACCTGGTGATTCTGATTCTGAACTTTCACCTCCATCCTCACTTCGCTGCCATTGTGGATGCCTTGGTTTGCAAGTGGCTATTTTAGACAGGTAAGTTTTACAGTGCTCAGGCCATGAAAACAAATGAATATTCTTCAATCCGTTCTGTCTACATTTTGCCCAAAGTTGCTTGTTGCTAACAAGCTTCAAAAGAGCATCTGCAATAGACTGCTGATCATGGGGATCTATGAGCAGACCATTATCAAGTACCTGTATTAGCAATCAATCAGGCACGGAAATTTCCAAGGGAACCTTTTCGAATCCATACATAACCACCAAACAGAAAGCATACCCTATGAATATCAACAGGACCTCCATTTTTAGTAGCAACAGTTGGTAAACCATGAGCAGCTGCCTGTTCAACCAACACACAAGTTAACGTTTACATCTCCCAAAAGAAATTAAGCAATAATAAACAATTCAGGATTGAGAAGACAACCTCAATTAAGGTAAGACCAAATGGCTCAATGAAAGCTGGATTAATGAAAACACCCTGCATAGATATTAAATCTGAATTAAATGTAAGTTGACAGCATAGTTTGCAGAGGAAAGAATTGGCCAGGAAAGGATGGAAATACACAATGAATCAAGTAATTTCATAACTATATAAGTGTATTTACACCAAACAACATTATACCACAATAGATATACATATCAGTTCAAATGGCAGGTCTAATAGGATTTGGCAAGCCAACCGATAGCATGTTACTACATCACAGATGGTTTTCAGTTATGCAATATACATGAAATACTGCAATTTCAAATCATTGATACAAATCATACAATCAAATGATGCATCAATTTCTTTTCTGCtgtttttgcttttcttttacCAGATCTCATCAGAGAAATTGTGAAGTCTAAGATGCTTACAGTCTTGAATGAAAAGGAACTGGGAGCATTGCTGATAGCGTCCTGTCTGCTTATTTCATTGCTTCATTTTCACTATTCTAACACATGGACCTTAAATCATGCACTTATTCTATTTCTATGTAGTAGTATGCACCCTATTTGGTTGTTGCAGAGCTTTATTTTCACTCCTTTCAAACACAGGCTTCTCACATTCACCAACTCAATATGCACTTCATCTATTATACTCTATTACAATCAAACACGAGAAGTTACCTTTGTCTTTGCTGCTAGACGATATATGTCAGGAACCTCAGATTGTCTGTGATGTTTAGGATATGCTACTTGCCCATACAGATCATACTTGTCAATCAGCTTAAGTACAGAGAGAAGAACAGAAGCATTTGTGCTAGACATCTCATCAATTCCATCTCGGTTACCCATAATTAATGTCTGAAAAGACAGAGGAGGGAAGGACAAATAATTGATCAGTCAAGTAAAACAATTCAGATGTCCGGAAAATCAGaaacaaataatactaaaaaagtGCACACTGGTCATTCATAGTTTCATACAAGGTTGGCAAGCTCTCGAAGAGGACGACATTCCCCAAATGCTTTTACCAAAGTTGTGATGTTCTTTTTAGGGTCCGGTCTGGCAAGGGCAAGTATCATAGGCTTGCGAGGGTTGGTAAAGAAGCGCATTATCTAGCAATCACAAAGTTTAAAATGCCATTAAATTCCATTTTTGTATAGAATTAAAGGCAGAACTTGCTTGCCAATATGTATCTAACATAATCCATTACTGCAAAACAAAAGcaataaattgtataattatttaggaaatattaaaagtaaatatttataacCTCAGACCAAATAGGTGGATCTTGAGGAGCAGGATGATCCAAATTCCCTTCTGGTTCTCCTTCTATATCACCATCTTGTGGAACAATATGATGGAACTCCATACCGGGTGGAATTGTCTGCAAGGTACAATGAGATTCTAACATTTAATTTTGCATGCCACACCCCTTGCAATGAAATATTACGTAAGAAAATGTAATCTTGCTTCTGCAACAGGACTCCACAATAACTGTTGGTATCAAGAGGGTACTACGCAAACTAAAAAGTAAGCCTATAGTCTTTTTAAAATGATGCGTTCACAAGAAAGCATGATACTCCATGCTCGAGTTTGTTGCCATGTACAAAGCAAGGTACTTCTTTATGAGtataaagatgaaaaacaaaactttatgTCTCatctcaatttaaaataataaaccaaatGACAAAAAAACAGAGAATATGCTCATAAATGGACTTGTCTAATACAATATAGCCAAGCAGCGAGACATTTTGCTTTAGGAGTCAGGTTAAAAGAAAAGGCTCAAATCACCAAGACAGAAAAACGAACTTACAATATTTCAATGAAAAGGTTAATAAACTTGAAATTTTAACTCTAGCCACCTGAAATCTATAACTCAAAATCATGGTCCACAAGAAAGATCATGAACATGTAgctaaaaattttcattttgatctGGTACTTACAGCCATGCGAGGCATGAATCTCCCATAACAGCTCACATTTCGCCTGATCCTTGCTCGTATTTTACGCTCCAATACTGGATCAAAACCATCATACAAGCGCCATTGTTCTTCTATTTCCTGTCTAGTGCTTGTAATGACTATTTCAGAGCCATCAAGGGCTAACTCCTCAGCTTCTATTCTACGCATGATCTTGTAAGTTGCATTTATTTCATCTCTCGATAGTCGACCTTGCTTTAGAAGTTGTTCCAACTTATCACGGCCAAGCGAGTGCCCAGTAAAAAGCATAGGAACGTTTAAGGCGCCAGATAAAAGAGCAGCAGAGTCACCTGCATCTGCATAATGTCCATGGATGGCGACGGGCCAGATAGCATGCCCGCTGCCAATCTGTTCCCCAAGAGATTTGGACATCTGTATAATGTGGTTAAGTGCTCCGTCAACAAATTCAGGAATGTATGGCCAGAGAAGTTCTTTCGGAATATATTTATCTCTCGGACCAAAGGGAATACGAACAATATAAGAGCCACTACTCTCTCCCATGTCATCTCCATAATTATCCGCGTCTCTTGGAGTCAACATTTCTGTTGGCTCCGCATAACTCCAGTCTACATCCTTAGCCGCCACTTGCCTAGTTAGCAAATCAACCCGATAAACTCCTGGCATTGACCCCAATGCCCTCGCTAGTTCCACCACATACTTAACCTATTCAGCAGAAACACAGACAGATGGAAAGGTTTTAGTTTCCACATACTGGCAGTgtgaaaaaacaaaaggaagacaAAAGTCctttttggataaatttttcCCTGAACActaacagaaaaagaaaagtaaaaaaagttggAATAAACTCTCTCAATAGCTAAAAcgagttttttttaaataaatctattttgtatataaattaaaatcagcATTtcgaagaaattaaaaaaaatatgaaagcgCTACCTGACCACCGGTATCAGAATCACGTCCTAGCTCCATATTCTCACCTCGTATTAGGCCATGAATGCTGCAAATACATACCCCTTCTTGTTAAAATCAAATAACGAAATCAAACCAATCAAAGGTTAATCTAATCAGCGAATACACAAATTACACTCTGCAAAACAGAATAAAGAAACGAGTAGTCTAACTTCAATATCAATCTACTTATCATCAGAGCCCGATTCAATCACACATtcattacaataataataaaaaaaacaaaaaaaaaaaaacagaggtGAAGGACAGCTACCTAACGAGTACAATGTAGAGCTTCTTCCCTTTCTGACTGTTGGCCCAAGTCTCCATGGCATCGGCAGAACTGATTCTGGGCAGCCTGGCCCTGCTGGCGTCGCCATGAGCAGACGCGTCGCCGTGAGCTGACGCTTCACTGACCGGATCTCCCTTCTCTCCTTCCGACAAGTCCTCCGACATATCCGCGGTGGCCTCCCTCCGCCCTCGCTCGCGCTCCAGCCGGCGCTTGTTCACTCTCTGCGCCGCCTCACTCTCCAGCTACTCAATTCCATCACCACACACACAGCACGATCAAAACACATCATCAAGCACAAAAATCACAACACACAATtgataataattcaaaatcGCCGGGACTGAGAATCAAGAATCGGTAATCGAGAATCGATAATCGAACCTGCTTCTTCTGGCGAGCAAGGTTCCAAATCCGCCAGCACATGTTCTCCAACCTGGTGTTCCTCTCCTGAGGACTCCTGGTGGACGAAGCCTAAACAAAACCGAAAAGATGAGCGGAAAGAAGTGAATGAAGAGAAtcagaaagagagagagaaaaggagaGAGCATACCCGAACCCATGAGCGGTAGAGATCGGTCTCATCGAAGCCGATGACCTCTTCGACGAAGTAGCGAGTAGGACTGAACCTGCCTCTCTCTCTGAGAAGCAGAGAGGACTTGGAATCTTCGAGGCCAGGCCCTACGTCGAGTATCGCCTCCAGGTAGCTGTTCAGCCAATCGTTCCCTGCCATTTCTGATGTATCCCCACACTCTCTGCTTTTCCACTTCTTGCTGctgctgcttcttcttcttcttcttcttttaaagtgaatgagaagaaggagaaaatggaatcgaagaaaaataaaaagaaagaatattcCTGGGAGGAAGGAGGAGGAGTCTGGAAAATAGAGTGAGAGAGACGGGGAAGTGTGTTGCGGGAACGTCCTTTAAGCGgttaaatctttttcttttctttttcttttatttttgtctttcgGT contains:
- the LOC114179600 gene encoding probable sucrose-phosphate synthase — its product is MAGNDWLNSYLEAILDVGPGLEDSKSSLLLRERGRFSPTRYFVEEVIGFDETDLYRSWVRASSTRSPQERNTRLENMCWRIWNLARQKKQLESEAAQRVNKRRLERERGRREATADMSEDLSEGEKGDPVSEASAHGDASAHGDASRARLPRISSADAMETWANSQKGKKLYIVLVSIHGLIRGENMELGRDSDTGGQVKYVVELARALGSMPGVYRVDLLTRQVAAKDVDWSYAEPTEMLTPRDADNYGDDMGESSGSYIVRIPFGPRDKYIPKELLWPYIPEFVDGALNHIIQMSKSLGEQIGSGHAIWPVAIHGHYADAGDSAALLSGALNVPMLFTGHSLGRDKLEQLLKQGRLSRDEINATYKIMRRIEAEELALDGSEIVITSTRQEIEEQWRLYDGFDPVLERKIRARIRRNVSCYGRFMPRMATIPPGMEFHHIVPQDGDIEGEPEGNLDHPAPQDPPIWSEIMRFFTNPRKPMILALARPDPKKNITTLVKAFGECRPLRELANLTLIMGNRDGIDEMSSTNASVLLSVLKLIDKYDLYGQVAYPKHHRQSEVPDIYRLAAKTKGVFINPAFIEPFGLTLIEAAAHGLPTVATKNGGPVDIHRVLDNGLLIDPHDQQSIADALLKLVSNKQLWAKCRQNGLKNIHLFSWPEHCKTYLSKIATCKPRHPQWQRSEDGGESSESESPGDSLRDIQDLSLNMKFSLDGEKSGGSGNDNSLDSDGNAVDRKTKLENALLSWSKGISKDVRKGGEKPDQNPNAGKFPPLRRRKHLFVIAVDCDTTSGLLETIKVIFESAGKDRAEGSTGFILSTSLTLSEIQSFLISGGLSPSDFDAYICNSGSDLYYPSLNPEDRPFVVDLYYHSHIEYRWGGEGLRKTLLRWADSITDKKGGNNEQIVSPAEQLSTDYCYAFKVRKPGMAPPVKELRKLLRIQALRCHPIYCQNGTRLNVIPVLASRSQALRYLYVRWGFELSKMVVFAGECGDTDYEGLLGGLHKSVILKGVGSSAINQLHNNRNYPLSDVMPLDSPNIVEATEGSSGADIQALIEKVGYLSG